A genomic region of Lachnoclostridium edouardi contains the following coding sequences:
- a CDS encoding 3'-5' exoribonuclease YhaM family protein: MRYIGMLREGMHTSDVYLCKNRQIALTKAGKEYGSLILQDKTGTVDAKIWDLGSPGIGSFDAMDYVYVDADVTVFQGTNQLNIKRIRKAEEGEYIPADYLPVSKKDIGRMYTDLTAYIKTIKNAYLRSLAASFFVEDKEFAKAFQFHSAAKSVHHGFVGGLLEHTLSVVQLCDFYASHYPMLNRDLLLTAAMFHDVGKLKELSVFPENDYTDAGQLLGHIMIGAQMVADRIRTISGFPEKLAVELQHCILAHHGELEYGSPKKPALLEAVALSFADNTDAKMETMVEALEGAGENMGWLGFNRFLDSNIRKTGE, encoded by the coding sequence ATGAGATATATTGGAATGTTAAGAGAAGGTATGCACACATCAGACGTTTATTTGTGTAAGAACCGTCAAATTGCTTTGACTAAAGCAGGAAAAGAGTATGGAAGTTTAATTTTGCAGGACAAGACGGGCACTGTAGACGCAAAAATCTGGGATTTAGGTTCTCCGGGCATCGGCAGCTTTGATGCTATGGATTATGTTTATGTAGATGCGGATGTAACAGTATTTCAGGGAACAAACCAGCTGAATATTAAAAGGATCAGAAAAGCAGAGGAGGGAGAATATATCCCGGCAGATTACCTGCCTGTTTCTAAGAAGGATATTGGCAGAATGTACACCGACTTGACTGCATACATAAAAACCATTAAAAATGCTTATCTGCGCAGTCTGGCAGCCAGCTTTTTTGTGGAGGATAAGGAATTTGCAAAGGCTTTTCAGTTCCATTCCGCTGCTAAAAGCGTTCACCACGGATTTGTAGGGGGACTGTTGGAACACACGCTCAGCGTAGTGCAGCTGTGTGATTTTTACGCTTCCCATTATCCTATGTTAAACAGAGATTTATTGTTGACTGCAGCAATGTTCCATGACGTAGGAAAGCTGAAAGAGCTTTCTGTATTTCCGGAAAATGATTATACTGATGCCGGTCAGCTTTTAGGCCATATTATGATTGGGGCTCAAATGGTAGCAGACCGTATCCGCACAATCTCAGGATTTCCGGAGAAACTGGCTGTAGAGCTGCAGCACTGTATTCTGGCTCACCATGGAGAGTTAGAGTATGGTTCTCCTAAAAAACCGGCTCTTTTAGAGGCGGTTGCACTTAGCTTTGCAGATAATACAGACGCCAAAATGGAAACTATGGTGGAGGCTTTAGAAGGGGCCGGAGAAAATATGGGTTGGCTGGGATTTAACAGATTTTTGGACAGCAATATCCGGAAAACAGGAGAATAG
- the rlmD gene encoding 23S rRNA (uracil(1939)-C(5))-methyltransferase RlmD, translated as MEIKKNQCFTVTISDISQDGAGIGKTDGYTWFIKDAVIGDMVEASAMKMKKTYGFARLCRILQPSPFRIEAKCSVARQCGGCQLQAMSYKEQLKFKERKVYNHLKRIGGLSELLLPDEELEKPDKNQREEKTYSLVMEPIIGMENPWRYRNKAQFPFGKDKNGRIVTGFYAGRTHSIIENQDCLLGAEENREILDIIKKYMEVYKVEPYCEASHTGLVRHALIRKGFTTGELMVCLVINGDSLPEAGQLVKELKKVPGMASISFNVNKEKTNVILGNKIVNLFGPGYITDYIGDVVYQISPLSFYQVNPVQTKRLYETALEYAGLTGDEIVWDLYCGIGTISLFLAQKAKKVFGVEIIPQAIQDARQNAQLNHMENTEFFVGKAEEVLPEQYEKNQIRADVIVVDPPRKGCDKVCLDTIAKMAPKRLVYVSCDSATLARDVKYLGEQGFQVKRVRCCDMFPWSGHVETVALLTRKAR; from the coding sequence ATGGAAATCAAAAAAAACCAGTGTTTTACTGTAACAATATCAGATATTAGCCAGGACGGAGCCGGTATTGGAAAAACAGATGGATATACCTGGTTTATAAAGGACGCTGTAATCGGGGATATGGTAGAAGCCAGCGCCATGAAAATGAAAAAAACATATGGATTTGCCAGGTTATGCCGCATATTACAGCCATCTCCCTTCCGCATAGAGGCAAAATGTTCTGTGGCCCGCCAATGTGGGGGCTGCCAGCTGCAGGCAATGTCCTATAAAGAACAGCTGAAATTTAAGGAGCGAAAGGTGTATAACCACTTAAAAAGAATCGGCGGACTTTCAGAGCTTTTGCTTCCAGATGAAGAGTTGGAGAAACCAGACAAGAACCAGAGAGAAGAGAAAACTTATTCTTTGGTTATGGAGCCTATAATAGGGATGGAAAATCCCTGGAGATATAGAAATAAGGCCCAGTTTCCTTTTGGAAAAGACAAAAATGGCAGGATTGTCACTGGATTTTATGCAGGGCGCACTCACAGCATCATAGAAAATCAGGATTGCTTATTAGGCGCAGAGGAAAATAGGGAAATTTTAGACATTATTAAGAAATATATGGAAGTCTATAAGGTCGAGCCTTACTGTGAAGCTTCCCACACTGGTTTAGTGCGCCATGCATTAATCAGAAAGGGGTTTACTACAGGAGAGCTGATGGTCTGTCTAGTGATTAACGGGGACAGTCTGCCTGAGGCCGGCCAGCTGGTGAAGGAGCTTAAAAAAGTTCCGGGCATGGCTTCCATTTCTTTTAATGTAAATAAAGAGAAAACAAATGTAATTTTAGGAAATAAGATTGTCAATCTTTTTGGCCCTGGATATATTACCGACTATATTGGGGACGTTGTATATCAAATTTCCCCCCTGTCTTTTTATCAGGTCAATCCAGTACAGACAAAGCGGCTTTATGAAACTGCTTTAGAATATGCCGGCTTAACCGGCGATGAAATTGTATGGGATTTGTACTGCGGAATCGGGACGATTTCTTTATTTTTGGCGCAAAAGGCCAAAAAGGTATTCGGCGTGGAAATTATTCCTCAGGCAATCCAGGATGCCCGCCAAAACGCTCAGTTAAACCACATGGAAAATACAGAATTTTTTGTGGGAAAGGCAGAGGAAGTTCTGCCGGAGCAGTATGAGAAAAACCAGATTCGCGCTGATGTAATTGTGGTAGATCCCCCCAGAAAAGGCTGTGATAAGGTCTGCCTGGATACGATTGCAAAGATGGCTCCAAAAAGACTTGTGTATGTCAGCTGTGATTCCGCCACCCTGGCCAGGGACGTGAAGTATCTGGGGGAACAGGGATTTCAGGTGAAGAGGGTGCGATGCTGCGATATGTTCCCGTGGAGCGGGCATGTGGAAACGGTTGCCCTGCTGACGAGAAAAGCCCGGTAA
- a CDS encoding virulence RhuM family protein, producing MAKKKNEISIRSSAAEYLTYVASVGEQEDSIEMRYEDENIWLTQKMMATLYNVETNTINYHIKKIFGDSELQEDSVIRKFRITAVDGKEYNTNHYSLEMIIAVGFKVNSERAVQFRKWVNQIAKDYTIKGWVMDDERLKRGTYLTDKYFDEQLERIREIRVSERKFYQKITDIYATAIDYDKTSATTKRFYATVQNKMHFAVHGHTAAELIVERADHQKEHMGLTTWADAPDGKIKKSDVTIAKNYLSENELYQLNRMVTAYLDFAENMTLRHIPLTMEDWEKRLNSFIEMFDYGILQDAGKVSAEIAKLHAETEFEKYRIFQDRLFMSDYDRYLLELEKNVKK from the coding sequence TTGGCAAAAAAGAAAAATGAAATAAGTATTCGCTCAAGTGCAGCGGAATATCTTACCTATGTTGCTTCTGTAGGAGAACAAGAAGATAGTATCGAAATGCGTTATGAGGACGAAAATATATGGCTCACACAAAAAATGATGGCTACACTTTACAATGTAGAAACTAATACAATAAATTATCACATCAAAAAGATTTTTGGTGATAGTGAATTACAGGAAGATTCAGTTATTCGAAAATTTCGAATAACTGCTGTTGATGGTAAAGAATATAACACAAACCATTACTCATTGGAAATGATTATTGCTGTGGGATTTAAGGTTAATTCTGAACGTGCAGTGCAGTTCCGTAAATGGGTAAATCAGATTGCAAAGGATTATACCATCAAAGGTTGGGTTATGGATGATGAGCGTCTAAAGCGAGGTACTTATCTGACAGATAAGTATTTTGATGAACAGTTAGAACGCATCAGAGAAATCCGTGTAAGCGAAAGGAAGTTTTATCAGAAAATTACAGATATTTATGCCACTGCGATAGACTATGACAAAACTTCTGCAACAACAAAAAGGTTTTATGCAACAGTCCAAAATAAAATGCATTTTGCAGTTCACGGTCACACGGCTGCTGAATTGATTGTAGAGCGAGCCGACCACCAAAAGGAGCATATGGGACTTACTACCTGGGCAGATGCTCCGGATGGCAAGATTAAAAAAAGTGATGTAACGATTGCAAAAAATTATTTAAGTGAAAATGAATTGTATCAATTGAACCGTATGGTAACAGCATATTTGGATTTTGCTGAAAATATGACTTTAAGGCATATTCCTCTTACTATGGAAGATTGGGAAAAGCGACTCAACAGTTTTATTGAAATGTTTGATTATGGCATTTTGCAAGATGCCGGGAAGGTTTCTGCTGAAATAGCCAAACTTCACGCTGAAACGGAGTTTGAGAAATATCGTATCTTTCAAGATAGGCTATTTATGTCTGATTATGACAGGTATTTACTTGAGTTAGAAAAAAATGTGAAGAAATAA
- a CDS encoding protein kinase, which translates to MGAFDTVYECHSELNDKYTIKILKANDNNAISRFQKEVRLTSRLNHPNIIKIVAQDTTGDRKYYIILIRI; encoded by the coding sequence ATAGGTGCATTTGATACTGTTTATGAATGTCATTCTGAGCTAAATGATAAATATACTATTAAGATATTAAAAGCAAATGATAATAATGCTATCTCACGTTTTCAGAAAGAGGTTAGATTAACGAGCCGTTTAAATCATCCTAATATCATAAAAATAGTGGCACAAGATACTACTGGGGATAGAAAGTATTATATAATTCTGATACGGATATAA